Genomic window (bacterium):
TTTTCATTCCATCAAAAATATATTCAAAAAGCTTTTAGAGAACTTAAAACTTGAAATGGTCGGTTTGGAAACTGAAATAGAAAAAAGCTTAAAAGAAAGTTTTCTAAAAGAAATAAGAAAAAAGGAGGATTAAATGGATTTCGTAAAAGAGTTTTTGAAAGAAATTGAGAAGAAAAAGGTGACTGATGCTCCTGAAATATTTCTTGAGATTTCTGCTTTAATGATTTTGTCAATTACAATCAAAAGAAAATTATTTGTCCAGTGGGGACATAAAAAAATATTTCCTAACCTTTGGGCAATTTTAATCGCAAAGTCTACTTTATACAGAAAATCTACGGTCCTTGATTTGACTAAATCCTTCATAGACCAAGAAGATATATTCCCACACGAATATTCATCAGAACTTTTAATTAAGGAAATAGCTTTTAAAAGACAAGGGATATTTATAATGGATGAAATTATTAGTCCATTGAAACTATGGGAAAAAGAATACGCTGTTGGAGTTAAAAGTTTATTAGTTAGTTTATATGATTGTGAATCTGAGTATAAAAGGAAAACTCTTCAGTATACCTATGAAATCAAAATGCCATTTATAAATATCTTCGCTGGTTCTACTCCTGCTTGGATTCAGAAATCTATAAAAGAAGAAGATTTGACTTCAGGATTTTTACCAAGATTTCTATTGATATATGTATATGAAAAAAAGAATATCTCATACCCTTATCCAGGTGAATTTGAAGAAAATTCTCAAAAAATTATCAGAGATTGTATTAGCTTACTTAAAGAGAAATACAAAGATAAAGAAGAACAGAAATTAGGTCTTTCAACTCCAGCTAAAAAAATCCTGGCAGATTACGCAGATTTAATGAATAAACGAATACTGGAACAAGGTAATGGCTTATCTATATTCTA
Coding sequences:
- a CDS encoding DUF3987 domain-containing protein, translating into MKEIEKKKVTDAPEIFLEISALMILSITIKRKLFVQWGHKKIFPNLWAILIAKSTLYRKSTVLDLTKSFIDQEDIFPHEYSSELLIKEIAFKRQGIFIMDEIISPLKLWEKEYAVGVKSLLVSLYDCESEYKRKTLQYTYEIKMPFINIFAGSTPAWIQKSIKEEDLTSGFLPRFLLIYVYEKKNISYPYPGEFEENSQKIIRDCISLLKEKYKDKEEQKLGLSTPAKKILADYADLMNKRILEQGNGLSIFYSRLLIYVLKFSILYFISNSRNIGKNTIDKYSVKRAVNLIENIRKRTEKLLESLSFSKYQVIRNKVINILEEQGEIKYSDLLRKIKIKTRELREILETLEDEELIETLKEPDGRKPIIIKLKAEKGGEK